From Macrobrachium rosenbergii isolate ZJJX-2024 chromosome 55, ASM4041242v1, whole genome shotgun sequence, a single genomic window includes:
- the LOC136835193 gene encoding uncharacterized protein — MKLLLVFIVVTLPYFVVGIDSFIEKYTFAKAMSQCFGSHAYLRYRARIKEAKRACLGRSLGAMNDDFVWKPILSTTPRPPIDPLELVSDDGPPANSPGTLVGALQSNSHGLQAEEESQSSSISEMLFTATGEVMRQRQRQQSRKLNIFSGVDLASATAKLRESIFEFACVLQRMEIIDEFYNVNYLTVLNTFIDNNEIDYRLADDLRDGINHCREAEKCLPEDGSVMPQEIRRLMKFIACERRTRLVACFRHDLRQNLHRYDLEALPNTKGKRTNYLVKVMAIVMGTDFLKGLDFV, encoded by the exons ATGAAGTTACTTCTTGTGTTCATTGTGGTGACCCTCCCTTATTTTGTGGTCGGCATAGATAGCTTCATCGAAAAATACACTTTTGCAAAG GCGATGTCACAGTGTTTCGGGAGCCACGCCTACCTGAGGTACAGGGCCAGGATCAAGGAGGCCAAAAGGGCTTGTCTTGGGCGTAGCTTAGGTGCCATGAATGATGATTTCGTTTGGAAG CCAATTCTATCCACCACCCCTCGGCCTCCCATAGACCCTCTGGAACTCGTCAGCGACGACGGTCCGCCGGCTAATTCTCCGGGAACTCTAGTGGGTGCGTTGCAGTCTAATTCTCACGGTCTTCAGGCAGAAGAAGAATCCCAAAGCTCTTCCATTAGCGAGATGTTATTTACGGCGACTGGCGAGGTCATG AGACAAAGACAGAGGCAACAGTCCCGAAAACTTAATATCTTCAGTGGCGTGGATCTGGCGTCAGCCACCGCAAAATTGAGAGAGTCAATCTTCGAGTTCGCTTGCGTCTTGCAGAGAATGGAGATA ATCGACGAGTTCTACAATGTGAACTACCTCACAGTCCTAAACACCTTCATCGACAACAATGAAATCGACTATCGTCTGGCAGACGATCTGAGAGATGGCATCAATCACTGTCGAGAGGCTGAG AAGTGCCTTCCCGAAGACGGCTCCGTGATGCCTCAAGAAATCCGTCGACTCATGAAGTTCATAGCCTGCGAAAGAAGGACCCGGCTGGTGGCCTGCTTCAGGCACGACCTGCGACAGAACCTGCACCGCTACGACCTGGAGGCCCTCCCGAACACGAAGGGCAAGAGGACCAACTACCTGGTGAAGGTCATGGCCATCGTCATGGGCACGGACTTCCTGAAGGGGCTGGATTTCGTTTAA
- the LOC136835653 gene encoding uncharacterized protein has product MTKSTLAFFFFFLAVASITRGHDAFVEKFAYTRVMATCVGEEIYYGWVAKVIAAKKQCYLEPVKTVLKHGVQRREALAARLEKREALFEGPYLKKLLNKAISKASNFTCVMQKLNYADADLRLLPEAMKNEVKNLTSSATFNADMVKIVDYCNQFSTCLPDEGLFPMPIQVKRLLAFMKCGKKLRMTLCMKQHILKNMDHFDVSGLPSKGSDQEEVAEEILHILWGSEEKEGFEIY; this is encoded by the exons aTGACGAAATCAACGctggcattcttcttcttctttttggcgGTGGCTTCCATCACTCGAGGTCATGACGCCTTCGTCGAGAAGTTTGCTTATACTCGG GTCATGGCCACCTGCGTAGGAGAGGAGATCTACTACGGCTGGGTGGCGAAGGTCATTGCAGCCAAGAAACAGTGTTATTTGGAGCCTGTCAAGACTGTACTTAAGCATGGCGTTCAGAGGCGAGAGGCATTGGCAGCAAGGTTAGAG AAGCGAGAGGCCCTTTTCGAAGGTCCCTACCTGAAGAAGCTGTTGAACAAAGCCATCTCCAAAGCCAGCAATTTCACCTGCGTCATGCAGAAGCTGAATTAC GCCGATGCGGACCTTAGGCTCTTGCCGGAGGCGATGAAGAACGAGGTAAAGAATCTGACATCCAGCGCTACTTTCAACGCAGACATGGTCAAGATTGTGGACTACTGCAACCAGTTCTCT ACATGCCTCCCAGACGAAGGGCTATTTCCAATGCCTATCCAAGTCAAGAGACTCCTGGCCTTCATGAAGTGTGGGAAGAAGCTCAGGATGACCCTTTGCATGAAACAGCACATTTTGAAGAACATGGACCACTTCGATGTCTCTGGGCTTCCTTCAAAGGGTTCTGACCAAGAGGAAGTGGCCGAGGAGATTCTCCACATTCTCTGGGGGTCGGAGGAGAAGGAAGGTTTTGAGATTTATTAG